A window of Christiangramia forsetii KT0803 contains these coding sequences:
- the pyrE gene encoding orotate phosphoribosyltransferase: MILNKETAKKTAELLLQIKAIKLEPQEPFTWASGWKSPIYCDNRIILSYPIIRNYVRENFARQIEDKYGKPDVIAAVATGAIGIGMLVAEYLSLPFAYVRPEPKGHGRQNQIEGNLEEGQTVVVIEDLISTGNSSLNAVKALKEAGANVKGMFAIFTYGFDTSVKNFEKLDIDLHTLSDYENLIETAQNTNYITIEEAGILRKWREDPANWKP; encoded by the coding sequence ATGATTTTGAATAAAGAAACAGCAAAAAAGACTGCTGAGCTTTTATTGCAAATTAAAGCAATAAAATTAGAACCACAAGAGCCTTTTACTTGGGCCAGCGGCTGGAAATCGCCAATTTATTGTGACAACCGGATCATTTTGTCTTACCCTATAATTAGAAATTATGTTAGGGAAAACTTTGCCAGGCAAATCGAAGACAAGTATGGGAAACCCGATGTTATAGCGGCTGTAGCCACAGGTGCCATAGGAATAGGCATGCTCGTGGCAGAATATTTAAGCCTCCCTTTTGCATATGTTAGACCAGAGCCAAAAGGCCATGGAAGACAAAATCAAATCGAGGGCAATTTAGAAGAAGGACAAACCGTGGTGGTTATCGAAGATCTTATAAGCACAGGAAACAGTAGCCTAAATGCGGTAAAAGCTTTAAAGGAAGCCGGAGCTAATGTAAAAGGCATGTTCGCTATCTTTACGTATGGATTTGACACTTCGGTGAAAAATTTTGAAAAGTTAGATATTGACCTGCATACTTTAAGCGATTATGAAAACCTTATAGAAACAGCTCAGAACACAAATTATATAACTATTGAAGAAGCAGGCATCCTTCGTAAGTGGAGAGAAGACCCTGCAAACTGGAAACCATAA
- a CDS encoding PQQ-dependent sugar dehydrogenase codes for MKNLTTSATFLVAVLFAMNVAGQANENLSEEKKSELAESGSDYAETAIGKIELPAPFASESVRKESKIVAWPEGKMPEAPEGFKVTKFAEDLEHPRWTYVAPNNDIFVVETDDAKKSANRITMFRDKDQDGVPDESYSFLKNLNQPFGMLIMDGYFYVANVDQLIRFPYKTGQNSIDENPEKVLDLPAGGYNHHWTRNIIAGPNNDKIYITVGSSSNVGEHGMEKEERRANIIEINPNGTGEKIFAAGLRNPVGIDWNPVTGELWTAVNERDKIGNNLVPDYVTSVQEGGWYGWPYSYYGDIKDPRWAEDPHLEMVEKSIVPDVSVGPHTASLGFTFYKETAFPEKYHNGAFVGQHGSWNRANFSGYKVLFIPFDEKGNPQQPEDFLTGFIADDDASQVYGRPVGVTTLPDGSLLVNDDDGGVIWRVSAE; via the coding sequence ATGAAAAATCTAACAACCAGCGCTACTTTTCTAGTAGCAGTTTTGTTTGCTATGAATGTTGCGGGACAGGCAAATGAGAATCTAAGTGAAGAGAAAAAGAGCGAGCTGGCAGAATCAGGATCTGATTATGCTGAAACTGCTATAGGGAAAATTGAACTTCCGGCACCATTTGCTTCGGAATCAGTTCGAAAAGAGAGTAAGATTGTAGCATGGCCGGAAGGGAAGATGCCAGAGGCACCAGAAGGTTTTAAGGTCACTAAATTCGCTGAAGATTTAGAGCATCCACGCTGGACCTATGTGGCACCTAACAATGATATTTTTGTTGTGGAAACAGACGACGCGAAGAAAAGCGCGAATCGTATTACGATGTTCAGGGATAAAGACCAGGACGGAGTGCCGGATGAAAGTTATTCTTTTTTAAAGAATCTGAACCAACCTTTCGGGATGTTGATTATGGATGGTTATTTCTATGTTGCCAATGTAGATCAGCTAATTCGTTTTCCGTATAAAACGGGTCAGAATTCAATAGATGAGAATCCAGAGAAGGTATTAGATTTACCAGCTGGTGGTTATAACCATCACTGGACACGAAATATTATTGCCGGGCCAAATAACGATAAAATTTATATTACCGTGGGAAGTTCAAGTAATGTTGGAGAGCATGGTATGGAAAAGGAAGAGCGAAGAGCAAATATCATCGAGATTAATCCTAATGGTACCGGGGAGAAAATTTTTGCTGCAGGACTGAGAAATCCCGTAGGAATAGATTGGAATCCAGTTACCGGGGAACTATGGACTGCGGTAAACGAGAGGGATAAAATAGGAAATAACCTGGTGCCAGATTACGTGACCAGTGTACAAGAAGGTGGTTGGTACGGCTGGCCATATTCGTATTATGGTGATATTAAAGATCCAAGATGGGCCGAGGACCCACATTTAGAAATGGTAGAAAAATCTATCGTGCCAGATGTGTCGGTTGGACCGCACACAGCATCTTTAGGCTTTACTTTTTACAAAGAGACCGCTTTTCCGGAGAAATATCATAATGGAGCCTTTGTTGGGCAACATGGTTCATGGAACAGGGCAAATTTTTCAGGATATAAAGTTTTGTTTATACCTTTTGACGAAAAAGGAAATCCACAGCAACCTGAAGATTTTCTAACAGGATTTATAGCCGACGATGATGCAAGTCAGGTTTATGGACGACCAGTGGGTGTAACTACGCTTCCTGATGGTTCATTGCTAGTGAATGATGATGATGGTGGAGTAATCTGGAGAGTTTCAGCTGAATAG
- a CDS encoding biotin--[acetyl-CoA-carboxylase] ligase codes for MRTIKVNAIDSTNSFVREFYEGTADFEPVCVRAIIQTSGRGQRGSHWVSKAGENLTFSILYPQKELNISRHFLLSASVSLAVIKVLDALGIPELKVKWPNDILSAKKKVGGILIENIVKTEGIVASVIGIGLNVNQIEFSNLPSAASLKSLTSKDYDLDELLENLVAGIEDELQKLPLRSGEEILENYAKMMFRLNVVSTFNFNGQKLNGIIRGVTTEGKLNLEIEEGVFKTFQLKEIQLLY; via the coding sequence ATGCGTACAATCAAAGTTAATGCCATTGACTCCACCAATTCCTTCGTTCGGGAATTTTACGAAGGTACTGCAGATTTTGAACCTGTTTGTGTTAGGGCGATAATTCAAACTTCTGGAAGAGGCCAGCGTGGCTCCCATTGGGTGTCTAAGGCAGGTGAAAACCTCACTTTCAGTATCCTGTATCCACAAAAGGAGTTGAATATTTCGAGACATTTCCTGTTGAGTGCTTCGGTTTCTCTCGCCGTTATTAAGGTATTAGATGCTCTTGGAATTCCAGAATTAAAAGTGAAATGGCCTAACGACATTCTGTCAGCAAAAAAGAAGGTGGGAGGAATTCTAATTGAAAACATTGTGAAAACCGAAGGAATTGTAGCCAGCGTTATAGGAATAGGTCTAAATGTGAATCAAATTGAATTCAGTAATCTACCCTCTGCGGCATCTTTAAAGAGCCTCACAAGTAAAGATTATGATTTAGATGAGCTGTTGGAAAATCTTGTTGCCGGGATCGAGGATGAGCTTCAGAAATTACCGTTACGATCTGGTGAAGAAATTCTGGAAAATTATGCTAAAATGATGTTTAGGCTGAATGTTGTATCAACTTTTAATTTTAACGGGCAAAAACTTAATGGAATTATCAGGGGGGTTACTACGGAAGGAAAATTGAATTTGGAGATAGAAGAAGGTGTTTTCAAAACCTTTCAGTTAAAGGAAATTCAGTTACTTTATTAA
- a CDS encoding M14 family metallopeptidase: MKKLWLVLGILISLSSCDFSKYKLNKDYDFETQFEKSGGTETGTYTEVIAFYKELADAYPSISLEEFGKTDSGLPLHLAIYNPEGEFDLEKLEKSHSVMLINNGIHPGESDGIDATMMLFRDMAGDSITSPKNTIIATIPIYNVGGALNRNSGSRTNQNGPKEYGFRGNARNYDLNRDFIKADTKNAQSFYEIFHYLNPDVFIDNHVSNGADYQYTLTHLFTQHDKLGGSLGDYLQNKMMPALEDSLKVKEWDITPYVNVFNEVPENGFSQFMDSPRYSTGYTTLWNTLGMMVETHMLKPYDKRVMGTYELMRSMISITDADTEVIRDLRNQALRKYKTDRKYNLQFEADQENPSKREFKGYEGENITSELTGQPRLKYNRDKPFTKEIEYYDNFTVTEEIEIPRAYIIPQGWWQVIDRLEMNNIKMESLDRDTLIDVEVYKIEDFETSETAYEGHYLHKNTKVSKSTEKVKFRKGDYLITTFQDGARYLLETLEPSAVDSFFNWNFFDTVLQQKEGFSPYVFEDVAKELLENNPDLKKEFETKKRSDSDFRNSWYAQLDWLHKQSNNYEEAHLRYPVFRLPR, encoded by the coding sequence ATGAAAAAACTTTGGTTGGTATTGGGGATCTTAATCAGCCTATCATCTTGTGATTTTTCTAAATACAAGTTGAACAAAGACTATGATTTTGAAACCCAATTTGAAAAATCGGGAGGAACTGAAACCGGCACCTATACGGAAGTTATAGCTTTTTACAAAGAACTTGCAGATGCTTACCCCAGTATAAGTCTGGAAGAATTTGGAAAAACCGACAGTGGTCTGCCTCTTCATCTTGCCATATACAATCCTGAAGGTGAGTTTGATCTCGAAAAACTCGAAAAATCACATAGCGTCATGTTAATTAATAATGGGATTCACCCCGGAGAAAGCGATGGAATTGATGCTACCATGATGCTTTTTAGAGATATGGCGGGCGATTCTATAACCTCCCCCAAGAATACGATTATTGCCACTATTCCTATTTATAATGTAGGCGGAGCTCTTAACCGAAATTCAGGAAGCAGAACCAACCAGAATGGACCTAAAGAATATGGTTTCAGAGGAAATGCAAGAAACTACGATTTAAACAGAGATTTTATAAAAGCTGATACGAAAAATGCCCAAAGCTTTTATGAGATTTTCCATTATCTGAATCCGGATGTATTTATAGACAACCATGTCAGCAACGGTGCAGACTATCAGTACACATTAACCCATTTATTTACCCAGCATGATAAACTGGGTGGTAGCCTGGGAGATTATCTTCAGAATAAAATGATGCCGGCACTGGAAGATTCATTAAAAGTTAAAGAATGGGATATTACGCCTTATGTTAATGTCTTTAATGAAGTTCCTGAAAATGGCTTTTCTCAGTTTATGGATTCTCCCAGATATTCAACAGGCTATACTACGTTATGGAATACGCTGGGAATGATGGTAGAAACCCATATGCTAAAACCTTATGATAAGAGAGTAATGGGAACCTACGAACTTATGCGGTCCATGATAAGCATAACCGATGCAGATACTGAAGTCATCAGAGATTTAAGAAATCAGGCCCTCAGGAAATACAAAACCGACAGAAAATATAATTTGCAATTTGAAGCAGATCAGGAAAATCCTTCAAAAAGAGAATTCAAGGGCTATGAAGGTGAAAATATCACCAGTGAACTAACAGGCCAGCCGCGATTAAAATACAATCGTGATAAACCTTTTACTAAAGAGATTGAATATTACGATAATTTCACGGTTACTGAAGAAATTGAGATTCCGCGTGCTTATATTATTCCGCAGGGATGGTGGCAGGTAATAGATCGTCTAGAAATGAATAATATTAAAATGGAATCCCTGGATAGAGATACCCTGATTGATGTTGAAGTTTACAAAATTGAAGATTTTGAGACAAGTGAAACTGCATACGAAGGCCATTATTTGCATAAAAACACCAAAGTTTCAAAGTCAACCGAAAAAGTGAAATTCAGAAAAGGGGATTATCTAATCACAACATTTCAGGATGGGGCAAGATATCTATTAGAAACATTGGAACCATCAGCTGTAGATTCATTTTTTAACTGGAATTTCTTTGATACGGTACTTCAGCAAAAAGAAGGTTTCTCTCCTTATGTGTTTGAAGATGTTGCCAAAGAATTGCTGGAAAACAATCCGGATCTTAAGAAAGAGTTTGAAACTAAAAAGCGTAGCGATTCTGATTTCAGAAATAGCTGGTATGCCCAGCTGGATTGGCTACATAAACAATCGAATAATTATGAGGAGGCACATTTACGCTACCCAGTCTTCCGACTTCCCCGCTAA
- a CDS encoding LUD domain-containing protein translates to MNLFKRFLNPKSKADQEKDIPENADRGKYMPEVKLPTDERFMLNFKNNGGKFLYCVDDAEIQEAFDNILMENDWYEKQCCCFDDKLKSKFKNFNLEFNKSADADFYLSTCEFLVANDGSILISSNQIKERKLHDLPANFIILSSTSQLIDTIGEGLRGIKFKNKQQIPSNITTIKNFETQKEGDFMSYGSSTKNLYLLLLEDL, encoded by the coding sequence ATGAATCTATTCAAGAGATTTCTTAATCCCAAGTCAAAAGCAGACCAGGAAAAAGATATCCCTGAAAATGCTGACAGAGGAAAGTATATGCCGGAGGTAAAATTACCTACCGACGAGCGTTTTATGCTCAATTTTAAAAATAACGGAGGGAAGTTTTTATACTGCGTTGATGATGCAGAAATTCAGGAAGCTTTTGACAATATTCTTATGGAGAATGATTGGTATGAAAAGCAATGTTGTTGTTTTGATGATAAACTAAAAAGCAAATTCAAAAATTTCAATCTTGAATTTAATAAATCAGCAGATGCTGACTTTTATCTTTCAACTTGTGAATTTTTAGTAGCTAATGATGGATCAATCCTCATTTCATCCAACCAGATTAAAGAAAGAAAACTTCACGATCTTCCTGCAAACTTTATTATACTATCCTCTACCAGTCAACTAATTGACACTATTGGAGAAGGTTTAAGAGGTATTAAATTTAAGAACAAACAGCAAATTCCTTCCAATATTACTACTATTAAAAATTTTGAAACTCAAAAAGAAGGTGATTTTATGAGTTACGGAAGTAGTACAAAAAACCTATATTTGCTGCTGCTGGAAGATCTGTAA
- the rsfS gene encoding ribosome silencing factor, with protein sequence MSKKEKNSDQLIAHIIKGIEEVKGNDISILDLREIENTVCDYFIICNGTSNTQVNAIVNSIQKTVSKGLKDKPWHIEGSENAEWVLMDYVNVVVHVFQKHIREFYDIESLWGDAKITSIESSY encoded by the coding sequence ATGTCGAAAAAGGAAAAAAACAGCGATCAACTTATTGCACATATCATAAAAGGGATAGAAGAAGTAAAGGGAAATGATATTAGCATCCTGGACCTTAGAGAAATTGAGAATACAGTTTGTGATTATTTTATAATCTGCAATGGTACTTCCAACACGCAGGTTAACGCCATAGTCAATTCCATACAAAAAACAGTTAGTAAAGGCCTGAAAGATAAACCCTGGCATATAGAGGGTAGCGAGAACGCAGAATGGGTACTCATGGACTACGTTAATGTAGTTGTTCATGTTTTCCAGAAGCATATCAGGGAATTTTACGATATTGAGAGCCTATGGGGTGATGCAAAGATCACTTCTATAGAAAGCAGTTATTAA
- a CDS encoding NUDIX hydrolase, whose product MYKVFVNDIPIIVSTQKEIGENYTSYPLKKVRLKKVVKKIIKGKLAYVNLYHHDESKLLKLLLRKMRVVTAAGGMVVNKNKEILFIYRNNRWDLPKGKTEKNESIQNSAIREVEEETGVQGLEITRFITCTYHVFKRKGKLRLKETYWYEMHTEYDGELVPEVKEGIKKAKWKNFKKSQKALKKSYANIKMLFPEKFLAGKSEDWVA is encoded by the coding sequence ATGTATAAAGTTTTTGTGAATGATATTCCTATAATTGTCTCTACACAGAAAGAAATTGGGGAAAATTATACTTCTTATCCTTTAAAGAAGGTTCGGCTTAAAAAAGTGGTCAAAAAAATTATCAAGGGAAAACTGGCATATGTGAACCTCTATCACCATGATGAATCAAAACTTTTGAAGTTACTTCTAAGGAAGATGAGAGTGGTTACTGCAGCTGGAGGTATGGTAGTGAATAAGAATAAAGAAATTCTTTTTATTTACCGCAATAATAGATGGGATCTTCCAAAAGGGAAAACCGAGAAGAATGAAAGTATTCAGAATTCTGCTATTAGGGAAGTTGAAGAAGAAACCGGAGTTCAGGGACTGGAGATAACACGATTTATCACCTGTACCTATCATGTTTTTAAACGAAAAGGTAAACTGAGACTAAAGGAGACCTACTGGTACGAAATGCATACCGAATATGACGGTGAGTTGGTTCCGGAAGTGAAAGAAGGTATAAAAAAGGCTAAATGGAAGAATTTTAAGAAAAGCCAGAAAGCTCTTAAAAAATCCTATGCTAATATTAAGATGTTATTTCCTGAAAAATTTTTAGCGGGGAAGTCGGAAGACTGGGTAGCGTAA
- a CDS encoding phosphatidate cytidylyltransferase — translation MRETIIRAVSGLLYTAILVASILSSEVIFIILFYLLSLVCLVEMQKLLRLKSYALYFLQAILFYLFSFLKFNQDATVLLLLITVFVNLFLVKDLLVVKKIPVFEKKKYIIIIFYLISSTIFLTLIPTIEGIFIPKLVIGIFFLIWTNDTFAYLVGKNFGKHKLYEKISPNKTIEGFLGGLFFTCLMSYAIWYYSPLFPSTFAEFSSFNTPAIWLGMAVILSLFGTLGDLIQSKFKRQAGVKDSGKLMPGHGGLFDRLDSIIFASPFIYAYLYILNYVS, via the coding sequence ATGAGAGAAACCATTATTCGTGCTGTTTCAGGATTGTTGTATACCGCAATACTGGTTGCTTCCATCCTATCTTCAGAGGTGATCTTCATTATTCTCTTTTACCTGTTAAGTCTTGTGTGTTTAGTAGAAATGCAGAAGCTTTTACGTTTAAAAAGCTACGCACTGTATTTTTTGCAGGCTATACTATTTTATCTTTTCAGTTTTTTAAAATTTAATCAGGACGCTACAGTCTTATTACTCTTAATTACAGTTTTCGTAAACCTGTTTCTGGTTAAAGATTTACTTGTAGTCAAAAAAATTCCTGTTTTTGAGAAGAAGAAATATATCATCATCATATTTTACCTTATATCATCCACGATATTTTTAACCCTTATTCCTACAATTGAAGGAATTTTTATACCAAAACTAGTGATCGGAATATTTTTTCTGATCTGGACTAATGATACTTTTGCATATCTAGTGGGCAAGAATTTCGGAAAGCATAAACTTTACGAAAAAATCTCTCCAAATAAAACGATTGAAGGATTTTTAGGCGGACTTTTTTTTACCTGTCTAATGAGTTATGCCATTTGGTATTACAGCCCTTTATTCCCTTCAACATTTGCGGAATTCAGCTCTTTCAACACTCCGGCGATCTGGCTGGGAATGGCTGTTATTTTAAGTCTTTTCGGAACTTTAGGAGATCTAATTCAATCCAAATTTAAAAGACAGGCCGGTGTAAAAGATAGCGGGAAACTAATGCCCGGACATGGAGG
- the ftsH gene encoding ATP-dependent zinc metalloprotease FtsH yields MANQKPKKKLDPKKPKFSAYWIYAAIIIIFLGLNLFGDGGFSEPAKTNPAEFKEYLRNGDVKKVEIINRNQARVYLTEEAKEKEVHKKNIDPDLFPTGESPVYSFQFGDLQNFENDINEIKNEDNLDTVVTYDTSSDVLGDLFWALLPFILIIGVWIFIMRKMSSGAGGGAGGQIFNIGKSKAKLFDQNTDVKTSFKDVAGLEGAKEEVQEIVDFLKQPEKYTALGGKIPKGALLVGPPGTGKTLLAKAVAGEAKVPFFSLSGSDFVEMFVGVGASRVRDLFKQAKEKSPSIIFIDEIDAIGRARGKSNFSGSNDERENTLNQLLTEMDGFGTNTNVIVIAATNRADVLDKALMRAGRFDRQIYVDLPDLNERKEIFDVHLKPLKKVADELDTDFLAKQTPGFSGADIANVCNEAALIAARKGNKAVGKQDFLDAVDRIVGGLEKKNKIITPSEKKAIAFHEAGHATVSWMLEHAAPLVKVTIVPRGQSLGAAWYLPEERLIVRPEQMLDEMCAALGGRAAEKVIFNKISTGALSDLEKVTKQARAMVTIYGLNEAVGNLTYYDSSGQGEYNFTKPYSEKTSELIDKEISNLIEDQYKRAIDLLEHNKDKLSELAEILLDKEVIFKDDLEKIFGKRPFEREERESKTAKERKALEKKTKNDAESDDSTGETKDEEGKLTENDSVNK; encoded by the coding sequence ATGGCGAATCAAAAACCAAAGAAAAAATTAGATCCCAAAAAACCTAAATTTAGTGCCTACTGGATTTATGCGGCGATCATCATAATATTTTTAGGACTTAATCTTTTCGGTGATGGAGGTTTCTCAGAACCTGCCAAAACCAATCCTGCAGAATTTAAAGAATATCTAAGGAATGGTGATGTTAAGAAGGTTGAGATTATCAATCGAAATCAAGCGAGAGTTTACCTAACCGAAGAAGCAAAAGAGAAAGAAGTTCATAAGAAGAATATTGACCCGGACCTCTTCCCTACCGGCGAGTCTCCGGTATATAGCTTTCAGTTTGGAGATCTCCAGAATTTCGAAAATGACATTAACGAAATCAAGAATGAAGATAATCTTGATACGGTAGTTACTTACGATACTTCCAGTGATGTCCTCGGCGATTTATTTTGGGCGCTACTCCCATTTATCCTAATTATCGGTGTTTGGATCTTTATCATGAGAAAAATGAGTTCCGGAGCCGGAGGAGGTGCCGGAGGACAAATTTTCAATATTGGAAAATCTAAAGCGAAATTATTTGATCAAAATACAGACGTAAAAACATCTTTTAAAGATGTGGCAGGTCTGGAAGGTGCAAAAGAGGAAGTTCAGGAAATTGTAGATTTCTTAAAACAACCGGAAAAATATACTGCACTTGGTGGTAAAATCCCAAAAGGAGCCTTACTGGTAGGACCTCCCGGAACCGGTAAAACATTACTTGCAAAAGCAGTGGCAGGGGAAGCAAAAGTTCCTTTCTTCTCATTATCCGGATCAGACTTTGTTGAAATGTTTGTAGGTGTTGGAGCATCTAGGGTTAGAGACCTTTTTAAACAAGCAAAAGAAAAGTCACCTTCCATTATATTTATTGATGAGATTGACGCAATAGGTAGAGCGAGAGGAAAAAGTAATTTCTCTGGTTCTAACGATGAACGTGAGAATACACTTAACCAGCTGTTAACTGAAATGGATGGTTTCGGAACCAATACCAACGTGATTGTTATCGCAGCAACCAACCGTGCAGATGTACTGGATAAGGCGCTAATGCGTGCCGGACGTTTTGACAGACAGATATACGTGGATCTTCCTGATCTAAATGAAAGAAAAGAGATATTTGATGTTCATTTGAAGCCTCTTAAAAAAGTTGCAGATGAATTAGATACAGATTTCTTAGCAAAACAAACTCCTGGGTTTTCAGGGGCAGATATTGCCAATGTTTGTAACGAAGCTGCTTTAATTGCGGCAAGAAAAGGAAACAAAGCCGTTGGTAAACAAGATTTTCTTGACGCCGTAGACCGTATTGTAGGTGGTCTTGAAAAGAAAAATAAAATTATCACTCCAAGTGAGAAAAAAGCAATTGCTTTTCATGAAGCCGGCCATGCAACCGTTAGCTGGATGCTTGAACATGCCGCTCCACTGGTAAAAGTAACTATTGTTCCTCGTGGACAGTCCTTAGGTGCTGCCTGGTATTTACCTGAAGAGCGCCTTATTGTAAGACCAGAACAGATGCTGGACGAGATGTGCGCTGCTCTTGGTGGACGTGCCGCAGAAAAAGTAATTTTCAACAAAATTTCTACCGGTGCCCTTAGTGATCTTGAAAAAGTTACGAAACAAGCAAGGGCTATGGTTACCATTTATGGTCTTAATGAAGCGGTGGGTAATTTAACCTATTACGATTCTTCTGGCCAGGGTGAATATAATTTCACTAAACCATACAGTGAGAAAACTTCAGAATTAATCGATAAGGAGATCTCTAATCTTATTGAGGATCAATATAAGCGAGCAATAGATCTACTTGAGCATAATAAGGATAAATTATCTGAACTAGCAGAAATACTTCTGGATAAAGAAGTGATTTTCAAAGATGACCTGGAAAAAATATTCGGAAAACGTCCTTTTGAAAGAGAAGAACGAGAAAGTAAAACTGCCAAGGAAAGAAAAGCTCTAGAAAAAAAGACGAAGAACGACGCTGAATCTGATGATTCCACAGGAGAAACTAAAGATGAAGAAGGAAAGTTAACCGAAAATGATTCGGTTAATAAGTAG